One part of the Bombus terrestris chromosome 13, iyBomTerr1.2, whole genome shotgun sequence genome encodes these proteins:
- the LOC100643381 gene encoding armadillo segment polarity protein isoform X1, whose amino-acid sequence MSYQMSSNQSRPMSHGNYQGLGDLPMGSAKEQTLMWQQNSYMGDSGIHSGTVTQAPSLSGKEDDEMEGDQLMFDLDQGFAQGFTQDQVDEMNQQLNHTRSQRVRAAMFPETLEEGIEIPSTQYDPAQPTAVQRLAEPSQMLKHAVVNLINYQDDADLATRAIPELIKLLNDEDQVVVSKAAMVVHQLSKKEASRHAIMNSSQMVAALVRAISNSDDLESTKAAVGTLHNLSHHRQGLLAIFKSGGIPALVKLLSSPMESVLFYAITTLHNLLLHQDGSKMAVRLAGGLQKMVALLQRDNVKFLAIVTDCLQILAYGNQESKLIILASQGPIELVRIMRSYDYEKLLWTTSRALKVLSVCLSNKPVIVEAGGMQALAMHLGNPSQRLVQNCLWTLRNLSDAGTKVDGLEGLLQSLVQVLSSTDVNVVTCAAGILSNLTCNNQRNKVTVCQVGGVDALVRTIIYADSREEISEPAVCALRHLTSRHVEAEMAQNSVRLNYGIQVIVKLLHPPSRWPLVKAVIGLIRNLALCPANHGPLRDHGAIHHLVRLLMRAFPETQRQQRSSVASTGSQQTSGAYADGGVRMEEIVEGTVGALHILARESHNRVIIRSQNVIPIFVQLLFNEIENIQRVAAGVLCELAADKEGAEMIEQEGATAPLTELLHSRNEGVATYAAAVLFRMSEDKPQEYKKRLSMELTNSLLREDTNLWNNADFGMGPDLQDMLGPDQGYDGMYGQGPPSVHSSHGGRGYQPQGYDQIPVDSMQGLEIGGGSTYGAMDTMDVAHEGDLSFDHLGELPAPPQDNNQVAAWYDTDL is encoded by the exons ATGAGTTATCAAATGTCTTCGAATCAATCCAGACCAA TGTCTCATGGAAATTATCAGGGTTTGGGTGATCTACCCATGGGATCTGCCAAAGAACAAACTTTGATGTGGCAGCAAAATTCTTACATGGGTGATTCAGGAATACATTCTGGCACTGTCACCCAAGCTCCATCTTTGTCAGGCAAAGAGGATGACGAGATGGAAGGTGATCAGCTGATGTTTGATTTGGATCAAGGATTTGCACAGGGTTTTACTCAAGATCAAGTTGATGAAATGAATCAACAATTGAATCATACAAGATCTCAGCGTGTTCGCGCAGCTATGTTTCCTGAAACATTGGAGGAGGGTATAGAAATTCCTTCGACACAGTATGATCCGGCTCAACCTACAGCTGTACAGAGATTGGCAGAACCGAGTCAAATGTTGAAGCACGCGGTTGTCAATTTGATAAACTATCAAGATGACGCAGATCTTGCAACACGTGCAATACCAGAATTAATAAAGTTGTTAAACGACGAGGACCAAGTTGTTGTGTCTAAAGCAGCGATGGTAGTTCACCAACTTTCCAAGAAGGAAGCATCTCGTCATGCTATTATGAACAGTTCACAAATGGTAGCTGCTTTAGTTCGTGCCATTTCAAACAGTGACGACCTAGAATCGACGAAAGCAGCAGTCGGCACCTTGCACAATTTGTCTCATCATAGACAAGGTCTGTTAGCCATTTTCAAAAGCGGAGGAATACCAGCTCTTGTGAAGCTTTTGAGTTCTCCAATGGAATCCGTATTGTTTTACGCAATCACGACTCTCCATAATTTACTTTTACATCAGGATGGTTCTAAAATGGCTGTACGGCTTGCCGGAGGATTACAGAAAATGGTTGCACTACTACAGCGGGATAACGTCAAATTTTTAGCTATAGTAACTGACTGCTTGCAAATTCTTGCATACGGTAATCAAGAGagcaaattaattatattagctTCTCAAGGACCAATAGAGTTGGTACGCATAATGCGTTCTTACGATTATGAGAAGCTTCTATGGACGACTTCAAGAGCCTTGAAAGTGTTGTCCGTTTGTCTTAGTAATAAACCGGTGATAGTCGAAGCTGGTGGTATGCAAGCTCTTGCTATGCATCTCGGTAATCCAAGCCAGAGACTCGTCCAAAATTGTTTGTGGACGTTACGAAATTTATCGGACGCTGGCACCAAAGTCGATGGATTAGAGGGTTTATTACAGAGTCTTGTACAAGTTCTTAGCTCCACCGACGTAAATGTCGTTACATGTGCCGCTGGTATCTTGTCGAATTTGACTTGCAATAATCAACGTAATAAGGTAACAGTATGCCAAGTGGGAGGTGTCGACGCTCTTGTACGTACAATCATTTACGCGGATAGTCGGGAGGAGATCAGCGAACCAGCGGTATGCGCGCTTCGTCATTTAACGTCACGTCACGTGGAAGCGGAAATGGCACAGAATTCAGTCCGCCTAAATTACGGAATTCAGGTTATAGTAAAACTTTTACACCCGCCCTCACGTTGGCCATTGGTTAAAGCTGTAATAGGATTAATTCGCAATTTGGCGCTTTGTCCCGCGAATCACGGGCCGCTTCGTGACCATGGCGCGATTCATCATCTGGTCAGGCTTTTGATGCGTGCTTTTCCCGAGACACAACGA CAACAACGTTCATCCGTGGCAAGTACTGGAAGTCAGCAAACATCAGGCGCGTACGCGGATGGCGGTGTTCGAATGGAGGAAATAGTGGAAGGTACTGTGGGAGCGCTTCATATCCTCGCGAGGGAATCACACAACAGGGTCATTATCAGATCTCAGAACGTAATTCCGATCTTCGTACAG TTGCTATTTAACGAGATTGAAAATATTCAACGCGTCGCAGCTGGCGTACTTTGCGAACTTGCCGCGGACAAAGAAGGTGCCGAAATGATCGAACAAGAAGGTGCTACTGCTCCTTTAACGGAGTTGCTTCACTCTAGAAACGAAGGTGTCGCGACTTATGCGGCAGCTGTGCTATTCCGCATGAGTGAAGATAAACCACAAGAATATAAGAAACGACTCTCCATGGAACTCACCAACTCTTTGTTACGCGAGGATACAAACCTTTGGAATAACGCTGACTTTGGGATGGGTCCAGATCTACAG GACATGCTTGGCCCTGATCAAGGCTATGACGGTATGTATGGACAAGGACCTCCTAGTGTACACAGCAGCCACGGAGGTCGAGGGTATCAACCGCAAG GTTATGACCAGATACCAGTAGATTCGATGCAAGGGTTGGAAATAGGTGGAGGGTCGACATATGGCGCGATGGACACTATGGACGTAGCGCACGAGGGTGACCTGAGTTTCGATCATTTAGGAGAGCTTCCTGCACCCCCGCAAGATAATAACCAGGTTGCAGCTTGGTACGACACCGATCTATGA
- the LOC100643381 gene encoding armadillo segment polarity protein isoform X2: MSYQMSSNQSRPMSHGNYQGLGDLPMGSAKEQTLMWQQNSYMGDSGIHSGTVTQAPSLSGKEDDEMEGDQLMFDLDQGFAQGFTQDQVDEMNQQLNHTRSQRVRAAMFPETLEEGIEIPSTQYDPAQPTAVQRLAEPSQMLKHAVVNLINYQDDADLATRAIPELIKLLNDEDQVVVSKAAMVVHQLSKKEASRHAIMNSSQMVAALVRAISNSDDLESTKAAVGTLHNLSHHRQGLLAIFKSGGIPALVKLLSSPMESVLFYAITTLHNLLLHQDGSKMAVRLAGGLQKMVALLQRDNVKFLAIVTDCLQILAYGNQESKLIILASQGPIELVRIMRSYDYEKLLWTTSRALKVLSVCLSNKPVIVEAGGMQALAMHLGNPSQRLVQNCLWTLRNLSDAGTKVDGLEGLLQSLVQVLSSTDVNVVTCAAGILSNLTCNNQRNKVTVCQVGGVDALVRTIIYADSREEISEPAVCALRHLTSRHVEAEMAQNSVRLNYGIQVIVKLLHPPSRWPLVKAVIGLIRNLALCPANHGPLRDHGAIHHLVRLLMRAFPETQRQQRSSVASTGSQQTSGAYADGGVRMEEIVEGTVGALHILARESHNRVIIRSQNVIPIFVQLLFNEIENIQRVAAGVLCELAADKEGAEMIEQEGATAPLTELLHSRNEGVATYAAAVLFRMSEDKPQEYKKRLSMELTNSLLREDTNLWNNADFGMGPDLQVMTRYQ, encoded by the exons ATGAGTTATCAAATGTCTTCGAATCAATCCAGACCAA TGTCTCATGGAAATTATCAGGGTTTGGGTGATCTACCCATGGGATCTGCCAAAGAACAAACTTTGATGTGGCAGCAAAATTCTTACATGGGTGATTCAGGAATACATTCTGGCACTGTCACCCAAGCTCCATCTTTGTCAGGCAAAGAGGATGACGAGATGGAAGGTGATCAGCTGATGTTTGATTTGGATCAAGGATTTGCACAGGGTTTTACTCAAGATCAAGTTGATGAAATGAATCAACAATTGAATCATACAAGATCTCAGCGTGTTCGCGCAGCTATGTTTCCTGAAACATTGGAGGAGGGTATAGAAATTCCTTCGACACAGTATGATCCGGCTCAACCTACAGCTGTACAGAGATTGGCAGAACCGAGTCAAATGTTGAAGCACGCGGTTGTCAATTTGATAAACTATCAAGATGACGCAGATCTTGCAACACGTGCAATACCAGAATTAATAAAGTTGTTAAACGACGAGGACCAAGTTGTTGTGTCTAAAGCAGCGATGGTAGTTCACCAACTTTCCAAGAAGGAAGCATCTCGTCATGCTATTATGAACAGTTCACAAATGGTAGCTGCTTTAGTTCGTGCCATTTCAAACAGTGACGACCTAGAATCGACGAAAGCAGCAGTCGGCACCTTGCACAATTTGTCTCATCATAGACAAGGTCTGTTAGCCATTTTCAAAAGCGGAGGAATACCAGCTCTTGTGAAGCTTTTGAGTTCTCCAATGGAATCCGTATTGTTTTACGCAATCACGACTCTCCATAATTTACTTTTACATCAGGATGGTTCTAAAATGGCTGTACGGCTTGCCGGAGGATTACAGAAAATGGTTGCACTACTACAGCGGGATAACGTCAAATTTTTAGCTATAGTAACTGACTGCTTGCAAATTCTTGCATACGGTAATCAAGAGagcaaattaattatattagctTCTCAAGGACCAATAGAGTTGGTACGCATAATGCGTTCTTACGATTATGAGAAGCTTCTATGGACGACTTCAAGAGCCTTGAAAGTGTTGTCCGTTTGTCTTAGTAATAAACCGGTGATAGTCGAAGCTGGTGGTATGCAAGCTCTTGCTATGCATCTCGGTAATCCAAGCCAGAGACTCGTCCAAAATTGTTTGTGGACGTTACGAAATTTATCGGACGCTGGCACCAAAGTCGATGGATTAGAGGGTTTATTACAGAGTCTTGTACAAGTTCTTAGCTCCACCGACGTAAATGTCGTTACATGTGCCGCTGGTATCTTGTCGAATTTGACTTGCAATAATCAACGTAATAAGGTAACAGTATGCCAAGTGGGAGGTGTCGACGCTCTTGTACGTACAATCATTTACGCGGATAGTCGGGAGGAGATCAGCGAACCAGCGGTATGCGCGCTTCGTCATTTAACGTCACGTCACGTGGAAGCGGAAATGGCACAGAATTCAGTCCGCCTAAATTACGGAATTCAGGTTATAGTAAAACTTTTACACCCGCCCTCACGTTGGCCATTGGTTAAAGCTGTAATAGGATTAATTCGCAATTTGGCGCTTTGTCCCGCGAATCACGGGCCGCTTCGTGACCATGGCGCGATTCATCATCTGGTCAGGCTTTTGATGCGTGCTTTTCCCGAGACACAACGA CAACAACGTTCATCCGTGGCAAGTACTGGAAGTCAGCAAACATCAGGCGCGTACGCGGATGGCGGTGTTCGAATGGAGGAAATAGTGGAAGGTACTGTGGGAGCGCTTCATATCCTCGCGAGGGAATCACACAACAGGGTCATTATCAGATCTCAGAACGTAATTCCGATCTTCGTACAG TTGCTATTTAACGAGATTGAAAATATTCAACGCGTCGCAGCTGGCGTACTTTGCGAACTTGCCGCGGACAAAGAAGGTGCCGAAATGATCGAACAAGAAGGTGCTACTGCTCCTTTAACGGAGTTGCTTCACTCTAGAAACGAAGGTGTCGCGACTTATGCGGCAGCTGTGCTATTCCGCATGAGTGAAGATAAACCACAAGAATATAAGAAACGACTCTCCATGGAACTCACCAACTCTTTGTTACGCGAGGATACAAACCTTTGGAATAACGCTGACTTTGGGATGGGTCCAGATCTACAG GTTATGACCAGATACCAGTAG